One Ogataea parapolymorpha DL-1 chromosome VI, whole genome shotgun sequence DNA window includes the following coding sequences:
- a CDS encoding Metacaspase-1, with product MYPGNSHASYNNQYQRPSGPPPSRIYQPPAGAPPSRQYERPPAPPPNWGNQQTQTYQGTGGISYQQPTQQPPMPNFNMQNQQINGTNNVQQFQYSSCTGRKKALLIGINYIGTSNALRGCINDAHNMFNFLTQTQGYKAEDIVMLTDDQSELVKVPTKANMIRAMQWLVKDARPGDSLFFHYSGHGGQEEDQDGDEEDGYDDCIYPVDFQQAGSLIDDVMHDIMVKPLPAGCRLTCIFDSCHSGTALDLPFCYRAQDGGIKEYNVWKESSGDAVNLVTGYLTRNTGLMMSSVSNVFKRIKATSGSRAEQIKQAKMSPADVIMFSGCKDSQTSADANEAGSFTGALSYAFIKVLRENPIQSYLTLLQNIRAVLAQKYTQKPQLSSSHQIDPNVRFIM from the coding sequence ATGTACCCAGGAAACTCACACGCCAGTTACAACAACCAGTACCAGCGTCCTTCGGGCCCTCCTCCCTCGCGGATTTATCAGCCCCCAGCGGGTGCACCGCCTTCCCGCCAGTATGAGCGCCcgcctgctcctcctccaaacTGGGGGAATCAACAAACGCAGACGTATCAAGGTACCGGTGGTATCTCCTACCAGCAGCCCACCCAGCAACCCCCAATGCCAAACTTCAACATGCAAAATCAACAAATAAATGGCACCAACAACGTGCAGCAATTCCAATACTCATCTTGTACCGGCCGCAAAAAAGCTTTGTTGATCGGAATCAACTATATTGGCACAAGCAACGCATTGAGAGGATGCATCAACGATGCGCACAACATGTTTAATTTCTTGACCCAGACTCAGGGATACAAGGCTGAGGACATAGTAATGCTGACAGACGATCAAAGCGAACTTGTTAAGGTTCCAACTAAGGCCAACATGATCCGTGCTATGCAATGGCTCGTCAAAGATGCACGGCCAGGCGAttctttatttttccattATTCGGGTCATGGAGGACAAGAAGAGGACCAGGATGGAGATGAGGAAGACGGTTATGACGATTGTATTTACCCAGTGGACTTTCAACAAGCGGGATCTTTGATTGACGACGTGATGCACGACATCATGGTGAAGCCATTGCCAGCAGGTTGCAGACTCACGTGTATTTTCGATTCATGTCATTCAGGAACTGCTCTCGACCTACCTTTCTGTTACAGAGCCCAAGATGGTGGCATCAAGGAGTATAATGTCTGGAAAGAAAGTTCAGGCGACGCCGTGAATTTGGTGACAGGCTACCTCACTCGCAATACTGGCTTGATGATGAGCTCGGTAAGCAACGTTTTCAAGCGTATCAAAGCTACTTCTGGATCACGCGCTGAGCAGATCAAGCAGGCTAAAATGTCACCTGCAGATGTTATTATGTTCTCTGGCTGCAAAGATTCACAAACCTCTGCCGATGCCAATGAAGCTGGCTCTTTCACGGGTGCTTTGAGTTACGCATTTATCAAGGTTCTGAGGGAGAATCCTATACAGAGTTACCTCACGCTGTTGCAAAACATCAGGGCAGTACTTGCACAAAAATACACCCAAAAACCACAGCTCTCTTCATCTCATCAAATCGATCCAAATGTTCGATTTATTATGTAA
- a CDS encoding Phosphomethylpyrimidine kinase gives MKSFDLSVYLVTNSEMVPPGVSFLDQVQKAIDNGVTCVQLREKELNTREFIDRAKEVKKLTDKAGIPLIINDRVDIALAVDAHLHVGQEDMEVPVARKLLGPNKIIGVSASKPEEIQKALEDGADYVGVGICFDTQTKVTKKLPMGPMGSQRLLQIIKDSGKPMKICLIGGINQTNIQRVRAQASIPGRAIDGVAVVSCIMAAQDAAAATKELVRLWNEPPIFWDHLDSESDFNMNGAIANVLSIHPLVHHITNDVVKNFSANVTLAVGAAPLMSECSEEFDDLAQYPNNSLLLNTGTPNEEQTKMYITALKAYNRWGKPVVYDPVGAGASTTRKQSVKKLLLEAYMTVIKGNQGEIFTAAGVEKSMRGVDSGSEEALDSVVAAAKKLAVQSRSVVVVSGKTDVVVDGILHGRRDVTGKVPIAFIQGGHEIMSRVTGTGCSLGSTIAAFVAANRSNPFLATVVACSIYKRAGEKAGAEASGPGTFQALFLDKLNECVKTQDFENPKIILT, from the coding sequence ATGAAGTCCTTCGATCTATCCGTGTATTTGGTCACTAACAGCGAAATGGTCCCCCCTGGGGTCTCGTTCCTGGACCAAGTTCAAAAGGCCATTGATAATGGCGTCACCTGTGTTCAATTGAGGGAGAAGGAACTTAACACTCGGGAGTTCATTGACCGAGCTAAAGAGGTCAAGAAGTTGACCGACAAAGCAGGTATTCCTCTTATCATTAACGACCGCGTTGACATCGCACTTGCTGTGGACGCTCATCTGCACGTAGGACAAGAAGACATGGAAGTTCCCGTTGCCAGAAAGTTGCTGGGCCCAAACAAGATCATTGGTGTTTCGGCTAGCAAGCCTGAAGAGATCCAAAAGGCGCTTGAGGACGGTGCGGACTatgttggagttggaaTTTGCTTTGACACGCAAACGAAAGTGACTAAGAAGCTGCCAATGGGCCCAATGGGCTCACAAAGACTGCTGCAGATAATCAAAGACTCTGGTAAGCCTATGAAAATTTGTCTGATTGGAGGTATCAACCAGACTAATATTCAAAGGGTGAGGGCTCAGGCCTCAATTCCTGGGCGTGCTATTGATGGTGTTGCTGTGGTGTCTTGCATTATGGCAGCTCAAGATGCCGCAGCagccaccaaagagctggtcagACTATGGAACGAACCACCTATTTTTTGGGACCATTTGGACTCAGAATCTGATTTCAATATGAATGGAGCCATTGCCAACGTTCTGTCTATTCATCCGCTTGTGCATCATATCACAAATGACGTGGTGAAGAACTTTTCGGCAAACGTCACCTTGGCTGTTGGTGCTGCTCCCCTTATGAGCGAATGCTCCGAGGAGTTTGACGACCTGGCTCAATATCCAAACAATTCGCTTTTACTCAACACTGGGACGCCCAATGAGGAGCAAACCAAGATGTATATTACTGCTTTGAAGGCATATAATAGATGGGGCAAGCCGGTTGTGTATGATCCCGTCGGAGCAGGAGCTTCAACTACTAGGAAACAAAGCGTCAAAAAATTGTTGCTTGAAGCATACATGACTGTCATCAAAGGAAATCAAGGCGAGATCTTtactgctgctggtgtGGAGAAGTCCATGAGAGGCGTTGATAGCGGGTCTGAAGAAGCCCTTGATTCGGTCGTGGCTGCGGCTAAAAAATTGGCTGTGCAAAGCAGATCTGTGGTTGTTGTCTCGGGGAAGACAGACGTTGTTGTGGATGGAATTTTGCACGGCAGAAGAGACGTTACAGGGAAGGTGCCTATTGCATTTATCCAAGGCGGCCATGAAATAATGAGCCGTGTTACTGGCACAGGCTGCTCTCTAGGGTCTACCATTGCTGCATTTGTTGCGGCCAATAGAAGCAATCCGTTTCTAGCGACTGTGGTTGCTTGCTCAATCTACAAgcgtgctggagaaaaagctggtgCCGAGGCTAGCGGGCCAGGAACGTTCCAGGCAttgtttttggacaagcTAAATGAATGCGTGAAAACCCAGGATTTTGAAAATCCGAAAATCATTTTAACATAA
- a CDS encoding putative HTH La-type RNA-binding protein — protein sequence MSAIFSYAHAAGAPASSNASKSELENGISNLNLNEKEVEKDIKPAKKAEKSEKKEKKSSRSGSKEPENKPEPAKEEAEPKKVKLAPAPLPATNVWGATPTAIPPKIPSEPIVIPETTSENGPSVAKAASGKEKWVPLKASVVIASNKPTSKGSGKKKNKKKNFKDGEAKENKDARKSAKKNGEVREIDTNEGSSSESNTPKPDQPSTIEQHAESAIESNDIKSAEPQQKHFKTNGNGNSFSGRQYRTNYNNHSRRYSGQNGSQNGQNGKSSSPIGQLPYAPYNNRSYNGQNNRHHHSRPSYQQSQYFIPQQPYYTPIPYIPYPAAPAPFAPVIAQQPQPIAVPPQDSNMRDAMLQTLAKQIDYYFSTQNLVKDIFLRKHMNDDGFLPLPVLAGFYRVSALSYGDYNLVVESLPHCLNLEYGVIEKEGSTLYKVRANTNPKFWVLPADQRLEQGLDKDSPKPEQNPELGEGN from the coding sequence ATGTCTGCCATATTCTCGTATGCTCATGCCGCTGGAGCGCCAGCCTCCTCGAATGCCTCCAAATCTGAACTGGAAAATGGCATCTCGAACTTGAATCTGAACGAGAAAgaggttgaaaaagacaTCAAACCAGCTAAGAAGGCAGAGAAGTcggagaagaaggagaagaagtCTTCCAGATCCGGATCCAaggagccagaaaacaaaccTGAGCCTGCCAAGGAGGAAgcagagccaaagaagGTCAAATTAGCACCTGCTCCTCTTCCGGCTACTAACGTTTGGGGGGCAACCCCTACTGCGATTCCCCCGAAGATTCCAAGCGAGCCTATTGTTATTCCGGAGACTACATCGGAAAACGGCCCCTCCGTTGCCAAAGCGGCTTCAGGAAAGGAGAAATGGGTTCCGCTTAAGGCCTCGGTGGTAATTGCCTCCAACAAGCCGACATCCAAGGGTTCaggcaagaagaagaataaGAAGAAAAATTTCAAGGACGGTGAAGCAAAGGAGAACAAGGACGCCAGAAAGAGTGCCAAAAAGAATGGCGAAGTGCGCGAGATTGATACCAACGAGGGTAGTAGCTCAGAGAGCAACACCCCGAAACCAGATCAGCCATCAACGATCGAACAACATGCTGAATCTGCCATCGAGTCTAATGATATCAAGTCGGCCGAGCCGCAGCAGAAGCACTTCAAGACGAACGGCAATGGAAACAGCTTTTCCGGTCGTCAATACAGAACGAATTACAATAACCATAGCAGGAGATATAGTGGTCAAAACGGCAGCCAAAATGGTCAGAACGGCAAAAGCAGCAGCCCGATTGGTCAACTTCCTTATGCGCCATACAACAATCGTTCCTACAACGGTCAAAACAATAGACATCACCACAGCCGGCCAAGCTACCAACAGTCGCAGTATTTCATACCCCAGCAACCTTACTACACTCCAATTCCTTACATTCCATATCCGGCCGCCCCAGCTCCATTTGCTCCAGTCATTGCGCAACAGCCACAACCGATCGCCGTGCCACCACAGGACAGTAACATGCGGGATGCAATGCTTCAAACTTTGGCCAAACAGATCGACTACTACTTCTCTACTCAAAATTTGGTGAAAGACATTTTCCTCAGAAAACACATGAATGACGATGGATTCCTGCCTCTGCCTGTGCTAGCTGGATTTTACCGGGTGTCTGCCCTTTCTTATGGAGACTACAACTTAGTTGTTGAGAGTCTGCCCCATTGTTTGAATTTGGAGTATGGAGTtattgaaaaagaaggtAGTACATTATACAAAGTGCGGGCCAACACGAACCCGAAGTTCTGGGTTCTTCCTGCTGACCAGCGGTTGGAGCAGGGATTAGATAAAGattctccaaaaccagaACAAAATCCAGAATTAGGGGAAGGAAATTAA
- a CDS encoding Sorting nexin-4, with protein sequence MSDQFTSVQWDRDDPANGSGPGQLFPTVDEEPSRAVTPEQAENAQQGNEDAEDSGSGLLVGSSLPHPETPDLVNGQASMVAHDTMDKNETSQDYYIETRVSSPTTEYDGQNPYTSYLIEIRTDCASFKQKDYKLRRRYSDFSFLYDCLANDFPTLVIPPLPNKQRLEYIKGGRFTEEFTAKRAVSLHTFLRRVCKHPSLKKSQVFHVFLEDSDYWHTYKSNLKISSGSIDPSNSASQNIETVTDYIMNSFKKPSYESKHKQEFQEIQEKSTRLQDNLVKIDHIYSKVLTRQQDISDDFARFSQEFSKLNILFSNDFDGKSSNDNVDVPTKQIAEQFSKFGANLQKISERSYYLNHDIEYNYLTSLRDLEHYITQLKTLVKLKEAKALDYEMLSNYLEKAKQEKEYLMSGGSVTSSTEGAITFLARKLESMTGIGSHAHGNLTNERIEKLQARIEVLEKERKNAFEVFEKFETDILEEYQLFEKIKTEEINESLRLLSDSYLQYYTDLLHDWQNLQLGQTDPKTCAEFANKMSEDDEFFSHNDVVKNNEILEESLKKLNESTTS encoded by the coding sequence ATGTCTGATCAATTCACCTCTGTCCAGTGGGACCGGGATGATCCCGCTAACGGGTCGGGCCCTGGCCAATTGTTTCCCACGGTTGACGAGGAACCATCGCGTGCTGTTACTCCTGAGCAAGCTGAGAATGCACAACAGGGTAACGAAGACGCAGAAGATAGCGGATCAGGATTGCTTGTTGGCTCGTCTTTACCGCATCCCGAAACTCCGGATCTAGTCAATGGCCAGGCTAGTATGGTTGCACATGACACAATGGACAAGAATGAGACTTCGCAGGATTATTATATTGAAACTCGCGTTTCTAGCCCGACGACAGAATACGATGGCCAGAACCCATACACCTCATATTTAATTGAAATACGAACAGATTGTGCCTCATTCAAACAAAAGGACTACAAACTACGCAGACGTTACTCTGACTTCAGCTTCTTATACGATTGCCTGGCAAACGACTTCCCTACCCTCGTCATTCCTCCTCTACCAAACAAACAGCGTTTAGAGTATATCAAGGGTGGCCGATTCACCGAAGAGTTTACGGCTAAGCGTGCAGTCTCTCTGCACACTTTTTTGAGGCGTGTTTGTAAGCATCCCTCCCTCAAGAAGTCTCAAGTGTTCCATGTTTTTTTGGAGGATTCTGATTACTGGCATACTTACAAGTCTAACCTCAAGATATCTTCAGGCTCTATTGATCCAAGCAATTCAGCATCTCAAAATATAGAAACAGTTACAGATTATATCATGAATAGCTTCAAAAAACCTTCCTACGAGTCAAAACACAAGCAAGAATTTCAGGAAATACAGGAgaaatcaacaagattaCAAGACAACCTTGTTAAAATCGACCACATTTATTCGAAAGTGTTGACAAGACAACAGGATATTTCAGATGATTTTGCACGTTTTTCACAAGAATTTTCAAAACTTAATATTCTGTTCAGCAACGATTTTGATGGCAAAAGTTCTAATGACAACGTAGATGTACCCACAAAACAGATCGCAGAACAGTTTTCTAAATTCGGTGCAAATCTCCAGAAGATTTCTGAGCGGTCATATTATCTGAATCATGATATTGAATACAACTATCTAACATCATTGCGAGATCTCGAGCACTACATCACGCAACTCAAAACCTTGGTTAAGCTTAAAGAAGCCAAGGCCCTCGATTATGAGATGTTGTCCAATTACCTGGAAAAAGCCAAGCAGGAGAAAGAGTATTTGATGAGCGGGGGCTCAGTCACCTCTTCCACCGAGGGTGCCATCACGTTTTTAGCTAGAAAGCTCGAGTCCATGACTGGTATAGGATCCCATGCTCATGGGAATCTGACCAATGAGAGGATTGAGAAGCTTCAAGCAAGAATTGAGGTGCTtgagaaagaaagaaagaaCGCATTCGAAGTGTTTGAGAAGTTTGAAACGGATATCCTGGAGGAGTATCAATtgtttgaaaaaatcaaaaccGAAGAGATCAACGAATCTCTCAGATTATTAAGCGATTCATATTTACAGTACTATACAGACCTACTCCATGACTGGCAAAATCTGCAACTAGGGCAGACAGATCCTAAGACCTGCGCAGAGTTTGCAAACAAAATGAGTGAGGATGACGAGTTTTTCTCCCATAACGATGTGGTGAAAAACAATGAGATTTTAGAAGAAAGCTTGAAGAAACTGAATGAGTCAACTACGTCTTGA
- a CDS encoding central kinetochore subunit Mal2/MCM21 codes for MSTIEDLLARKEELEREIADLKQTEKTLDDEILSLDEEVEEDLTKIDEELAHHQYFDELIQNLMTEGIRQVEIDKHRRNDAKRQKRENARKRSNDEYEELRERLQPAICLENAYRLGGLTAFPVNDPQAGESDRFLGIRFDIFDPYSFKYTTPHYVILRKDPKNDLWEVFKTTIPNYVPLNSLAYEHLNDDMIRFAGHVRRHLVQLQLKKAVFLRLQEKLEFPSGLDHDLDFTKISVNIKDKLEIVLICDLYRVTKAMVTYIDPEVSRASKQVEVLLSGLSLNDFDEKFLEVIQAWYKY; via the coding sequence ATGTCTACTATAGAGGATCTTCTTGCGCGGAAAGAAGAATTAGAGCGCGAAATTGCAGATCTCAAGCAAACAGAGAAGACATTGGATGATGAGATACTGAGTCTAGATGAGGAAGTGGAGGAAGATCTGACAAAAATTGACGAAGAACTGGCACATCACCAATATTTTGATGAGCTAATACAGAACCTGATGACCGAGGGAATACGACAAGTCGAAATAGATAAGCACCGAAGGAATGATGCTAAACGCCAAAAACGTGAAAATGCAAGAAAGCGTAGCAATGACGAATATGAAGAACTACGTGAACGACTACAGCCTGCTATCTGTCTTGAGAACGCGTATCGTTTGGGTGGACTCACTGCTTTTCCCGTCAATGATCCCCAGGCAGGCGAATCCGATCGATTTTTGGGAATACGGTTTGACATCTTTGACCCGTATTCCTTCAAATATACAACCCCACACTATGTGATCTTGCGCAAGGACCCCAAAAATGACCTCTGGGAGGTCTTCAAGACCACTATACCCAACTATGTTCCTCTTAATTCGCTTGCTTACGAGCATTTGAATGACGATATGATCCGATTTGCAGGTCATGTGCGCCGTCACCTTGTACAACTACAACTCAAAAAGGCCGTTTTTCTTCGACTGCAGGAAAAACTTGAATTTCCGTCAGGCTTAGATCACGATTTAGATTTCACCAAGATAAGCGTCAACATCAAGGATAAATTAGAGATAGTTTTGATCTGCGACTTGTACCGAGTTACCAAAGCGATGGTCACCTACATTGATCCTGAGGTGAGCCGAGCGTCCAAGCAGGTTGAAGTTTTATTGTCAGGATTATCTCTCAATGATTTCGATGAGAAGTTTCTTGAAGTGATACAAGCCTGGTATAAATATTAA
- a CDS encoding Nuclear protein STH1/NPS1, translated as MSDEVQNGKTAVEIAYPSTVHDVHRLLSRLAVSNKDIEKKKILKILQQLAKERQKYEEKSIDLEKSWAQNKEVVDLDLLKVQVMAFNLLSKDLDLPLEVQTKLVGETDVESLKGQANDNGIPVDFNEKAKLFGLDPHKTVPDPEIHSAGSTLGESLVKQKVESRIHELENLPANIGLYDASSIENDLEKSASDILDNVDEIKIRALNELKALKLLPEQKQLRRKLIQDCLTSVVHQKNKYGSDSFRAFKRSFSIRDKQKIEQTSRLAEKLQEQQRREKEELEHDYQTHKVNKLAAIFDEVRDELEEKRNARHFLAKALQHFHSQVEKDESKKLERIAKQRLAALRSNDEEAYMQLLTKTKDTRLHHLIQQTNNFLDSLANAVKVQQDEARARSLQDRAEEGLEPLQEDTEEDADARREKIDYYEVAHRVKEKIEKQPSLLVGGTLKEYQLKGLEWMVSLYNNNLNGILADEMGLGKTIQSISLITYLIESKKERGKFLVIVPLSTITNWTLEFERWAPSVKTIVYKGTQHQRKQLQYEVRSGNFSVLLTTYEYVIRDRPLLCKFKWAHMIIDEGHRMKNASSKLSLTLTQYYHTRNRLILTGTPLQNNLPELWALLNFVLPKVFNSVKSFDEWFNTPFANTGHQDKLELSEEESLLIIRRLHKVLRPFLLRRLKKDVEKDLPDKVERVVKCKLSGLQSCLYKQMLNHNALFVGVGTQGATKTGLRGLNNKIMQLRKVCNHPYVFEEVEDIVNPSRLTTDLIWRSSGKFELLDRVLPKFKASGHKVLIFFQMTQVMDIMEDYLRFRDMKYMRLDGSTKADDRQDMLKDFNAPDSEYFCFLLSTRAGGLGLNLQTADTVIIFDTDWNPHQDLQAQDRAHRIGQKNEVRILRLITEDSVEEVILERAHQKLDIDGKVIQAGKFDNKSSAEEQEAFLKRLLEAEKMKAEEAENDDLDDEELNEILARNEDEKKLFAEIDQARIRDDQKLDGPRLMSYEELPPVFKEDITLHLEKDKPDAGIKRERKQVVYDDGLTEEQWLDAMDAENDTVEAAALRKRETMRQRRAKRSAGADEEEEETPRKRRSTKSATPMSEESFVEEEEDDDAGEEPFVELCEGLLQKLVNATDENGRSRSELFMTVPSKKLYPDYYQIVKKAVAIKDLQKGLKKGSIVDYQQFKEELQQMFDNAKLYNEDGSLVYNDAIELEKIAKDELGRIDAELGEE; from the coding sequence ATGTCAGACGAAGTACAAAACGGCAAGACGGCGGTTGAAATCGCTTATCCTAGCACCGTTCATGATGTCCATAGATTGCTGTCACGGCTAGCTGTTAGCAACAAGGATAttgaaaagaagaagattctGAAAATACTGCAACAGTTAGCGAAGGAGAGACAGAAATATGAAGAAAAGTCGATTGACCTTGAAAAGAGTTGGGCTCAGAACAAAGAGGTAGTTGATCTTGATCTCCTAAAGGTTCAGGTAATGGCATTCAACCTTTTGAGCAAAGACCTTGATTTGCCATTGGAAGTACAGACCAAACTAGTGGGCGAAACAGATGTGGAGTCCCTGAAGGGTCAAGCTAATGATAACGGTATACCTGTCGACTTTAACGAGAAAGCTAAGCTCTTCGGATTAGACCCGCATAAGACGGTTCCTGATCCTGAGATACATTCCGCAGGCAGTACTTTAGGAGAATCCCTTGTCAAACAGAAGGTCGAGTCAAGAATAcatgagctggaaaatctACCCGCGAACATTGGTCTATATGATGCCTCGTCTATCGAAAacgatttggagaaatccGCCTCCGATATTTTGGACAATGTCGATGAAATCAAGATTAGGGCATTGAACGAGTTGAAAGCATTGAAGCTTCTACCAGAACAAAAACAACTGCGTCGCAAATTAATACAAGATTGCCTAACAAGTGTGGTGCATCAGAAAAACAAGTATGGCTCTGACAGTTTCCGGGCATTCAAgcgttctttttcgataaGGGACAAGCAAAAGATTGAGCAAACCTCGAGACTTGCAGAGAAATTGCAGGAGCAACAACGCCGCGAGAAGGAGGAACTGGAACATGATTACCAAACCCACAAGGTTAACAAACTCgctgccatttttgacgaggtTAGAGACGAACTTGAAGAGAAACGGAATGCAAGACATTTTCTGGCTAAGGCTTTGCAGCATTTCCATTCGCAAGTGGAAAAGGATGAAAGCAAGAAACTCGAGAGAATTGCCAAGCAAAGATTGGCGGCTTTGCGGTCGAACGATGAGGAGGCTTATATGCAGCTTCTGACCAAGACGAAGGACACAAGATTACATCACCTTATTCAGCAGACGAATAATTTCCTTGATTCGCTTGCGAATGCTGTTAAGGTTCAGCAAGACGAAGCCCGTGCTAGAAGCTTGCAGGACCGTGCAGAGGAAGGATTGGAACCATTGCAAGAGGACACGGAGGAAGATGCTGATGCACGTCGTGAAAAGATTGATTATTATGAGGTGGCCCACAGAGTAAAAGAGAAGATTGAAAAGCAGCCCTCATTACTTGTGGGTGGTACGTTGAAAGAGTATCAGTTAAAGGGACTCGAGTGGATGGTCTCACTTTacaacaacaacctcaATGGAATTCTTGCAGACGAAATGGGTTTGGGTAAAACCATCCAATCCATTTCGCTTATCACCTATCTGATAGAATCTAAGAAAGAGCGAGGAAAATTCCTGGTGATTGTTCCGCTTTCCACCATCACCAATTGGACGCTCGAGTTTGAAAGATGGGCTCCGAGCGTCAAAACCATTGTCTATAAAGGAACGCAGCACCAGCGTAAGCAGCTTCAGTACGAGGTTCGAAGCGGAAATTTCTCTGTTTTGCTGACTACCTATGAATATGTGATCAGAGATCGACCGCTGTTGTGCAAATTCAAATGGGCTCACATGATCATCGACGAAGGTCATCGTATGAAAAACGCAAGCTCCAAGCTTTCGCTCACGTTGACTCAGTACTACCACACGAGGAACAGACTGATATTGACCGGTACACCTTTGCAAAATAATTTGCCTGAGCTCTGGGCACTATTGAACTTTGTGCTTCCAAAAGTTTTCAACTCTGTCAAGTCGTTCGACGAGTGGTTCAACACACCATTTGCCAATACAGGTCACCAGGACAAGTTGGAACTATCCGAAGAAGAAAGTCTGCTTATTATCAGAAGATTGCACAAAGTTTTGCGTCCATTCCTGCTTAGAAGACTCAAGAAAGatgttgaaaaagacctTCCAGATAAGGTTGAGAGAGTTGTCAAGTGCAAGCTTTCGGGCCTTCAATCTTGTTTGTATAAGCAAATGCTGAACCACAACGCTCTATTTGTTGGGGTGGGCACACAGGGAGCTACGAAGACCGGATTGAGGGGACTGAACAACAAAATCATGCAACTTCGAAAAGTCTGCAACCACCCATACGTTTTTGAGGAGGTTGAGGATATTGTGAATCCATCTAGGCTCACCACAGAtttgatttggagaagttcCGGAAAGTTCGAATTGCTTGACAGAGTTTTGCCCAAATTTAAGGCTTCTGGTCACAAAGTCCTTATCTTCTTTCAGATGACGCAAGTCATGGATATAATGGAGGACTATTTAAGGTTCAGAGACATGAAGTACATGCGCTTGGATGGTTCCACGAAGGCAGACGACCGTCAAGATATGCTTAAAGACTTCAATGCCCCAGACTCCGAATATTTCTGTTTCCTTTTGTCTACCAGAGCTGGAGGTTTGGGATTAAACTTGCAGACTGCAGACACGGTCATTATTTTTGATACGGACTGGAATCCACATCAGGATTTACAAGCCCAAGACAGAGCACATCGTATAGgccagaaaaacgaggtCCgtattttgagattgaTCACAGAGGATTCCGTCGAAGAGGTGATCCTGGAAAGAGCACATCAGAAATTGGACATAGATGGCAAAGTTATTCAGGCTGGTAAGTTTGATAATAAATCGAGTGCCGAAGAGCAGGAGGCGTTTTTAAAGAGACTTTTAGAGGCGGAGAAGATGAAAGCCGAGGAGGCCGAAAACGACGATCTagacgacgaagagctCAATGAGATTCTTGCAAGAAACGAAGATGAGAAAAAACTGTTTGCTGAAATCGATCAGGCAAGGATTCGGGACGACCAAAAATTAGATGGTCCGAGATTGATGTCATACGAGGAGCTTCCTCCCGTGTTCAAAGAAGACATTACCCTGCATCTGGAGAAGGATAAGCCTGATGCTGGGATCAAAAGAGAACGCAAACAGGTTGTGTATGACGATGGTCTTACAGAGGAGCAGTGGCTGGACGCAATGGATGCGGAAAACGATACTGTGGAGGCTGCAGCCCTCCGTAAACGAGAGACCATGCGTCAGCGTCGTGCGAAGCGTTCCGCTGGCGCcgatgaagaggaagaagaaactcCACGGAAGAGACGCAGCACGAAATCAGCAACTCCGATGAGTGAGGAAAGCTTTGtcgaggaagaagaagatgatgaTGCCGGCGAAGAGCCATTTGTGGAATTGTGCGAGGGACTGTTGCAAAAACTGGTGAACGCTACAGATGAAAATGGGCGCTCAAGGTCAGAGCTTTTCATGACCGTTCCttccaaaaaattgtacCCTGACTACTATCAAATCGTGAAAAAAGCAGTCGCGATCAAGGATCTTCAAAAGGGGCTGAAAAAAGGTTCAATTGTGGACTATCAACAGTTCAAGGAAGAGCTTCAACAGATGTTTGATAACGCCAAACTCTACAACGAAGATGGGTCACTGGTGTACAACGATGCCATTGAGCTAGAGAAGATAGCCAAGGATGAATTAGGCAGGATAGACGCGGAGCTGGGCGAGGAATAG